In Danaus plexippus chromosome 17, MEX_DaPlex, whole genome shotgun sequence, one DNA window encodes the following:
- the LOC116771519 gene encoding heat shock protein 60A-like — MLRLPRVVRQTLSLQKSHQLSRFYAKDVRFGADVRALMLQGVDILADAVAVTMGPKGRNVILEQSWGSPKITKDGVTVAKGVELKDKFQNIGAKLVQNVANNTNEEAGDGTTTATVLARAIAKEGFEKISKGANPIEIRRGVMLAVDAVKDKLKNMSKPVTTPEEIAQVATISANGDLAIGKLIADAMKKVGRDGVITVKDGKTLYDELEVIEGMKFDRGYISPYFINSSKGAKVEFQDALVLFSEKKISNVQTIIPALELANSQRKPLVIIAEDVDGEALSTLVVNRLKIGLQVAAVKAPGFGDNRKATLSDMAISTGGVVFGDEANLIKIEDVQLSDLGQVGEVIITKDDTLILKGKGKKADIDRRAEQIRDQIQETNSEYEKEKLQERLARLASGVAVLHVGGSSEVEVNEKKDRVNDALNATRAAVEEGIVPGGGSALLRCIPTLEALKTSNSDQATGVEIIKKALKMPCMTIARNAGIDGSVVVAKVEDLGPEFGYDALNNEYVNMIEKGIIDPTKVVRTALTDASGVASLLTTAEAVICEIPQEKEANPMAGMGGMGGMGGMGGMGGMM, encoded by the coding sequence atgttgCGCTTGCCTCGGGTTGTTCGTCAAACTCTCTCCCTTCAGAAGAGCCATCAGCTTTCAAGATTTTATGCCAAAGATGTGAGGTTTGGTGCTGATGTAAGAGCTCTCATGCTCCAGGGCGTCGATATCCTCGCCGATGCAGTAGCCGTTACCATGGGCCCAAAAGGTAGGAACGTTATATTGGAACAGTCCTGGGGTTCACCTAAAATAACCAAAGATGGTGTAACCGTTGCGAAAGGTGTGGAGTTGAAAGATAAATTTCAGAATATCGGTGCCAAACTTGTACAAAATGTCGCAAATAACACCAATGAAGAAGCCGGTGACGGCACCACCACAGCCACCGTACTCGCCCGTGCTATTGCCAAAGAAGGTTTCGAAAAGATTTCAAAAGGTGCCAATCCGATCGAAATTCGTCGTGGGGTAATGTTAGCCGTAGATGCTGTTAAAGATAAGTTAAAGAACATGTCCAAGCCCGTTACCACACCCGAAGAGATCGCACAGGTCGCAACGATCTCTGCTAACGGTGACCTCGCCATCGGTAAACTCATCGCCGACGCAATGAAGAAGGTCGGTCGTGACGGCGTCATTACAGTGAAGGACGGCAAGACATTGTACGACGAATTGGAAGTTATCGAAGGTATGAAATTCGATAGAGGTTATATTTCACCATACTTCATCAACTCGTCCAAGGGTGCTAAAGTCGAGTTCCAGGATGCTCTAGTTCTGTTCTCTGAGAAGAAAATCAGCAATGTGCAGACAATCATTCCGGCTTTGGAACTCGCGAACAGCCAAAGGAAGCCACTAGTCATTATAGCTGAAGATGTTGATGGTGAAGCTCTTTCAACGTTGGTTGTTAACAGACTAAAGATTGGCTTGCAGGTTGCCGCTGTTAAAGCTCCAGGTTTCGGTGACAACAGAAAAGCTACTCTTAGTGATATGGCGATCTCTACTGGTGGTGTCGTGTTTGGTGATGAAGCCAACCTCATTAAGATTGAAGATGTTCAACTCTCAGACCTCGGCCAGGTTGGTGAAGTCATCATCACGAAGGATGACACACTCATTCTTAAAGGTAAAGGCAAAAAGGCTGACATTGACAGGCGTGCTGAACAAATCCGTGATCAAATCCAGGAGACCAACTCTGAGTATGAGAaggaaaaattacaagaacGTCTTGCCAGGTTAGCGTCTGGTGTGGCCGTGTTACATGTTGGAGGCTCCAGTGAAGTAGAGGTCAACGAGAAGAAAGATCGTGTAAATGATGCCCTGAATGCTACCCGTGCTGCTGTTGAAGAAGGTATTGTTCCTGGAGGTGGATCTGCTCTCCTCAGATGCATCCCAACTCTCGAGGCATTAAAAACATCCAACTCTGACCAGGCTACTGGAGTAGAAATCATCAAAAAAGCATTAAAAATGCCCTGCATGACCATCGCACGCAATGCTGGCATTGACGGTTCAGTTGTAGTAGCTAAAGTAGAAGATCTCGGCCCCGAGTTTGGTTATGACGCTCTCAACAATGAATATGTCAACATGATTGAGAAGGGCATTATCGATCCAACCAAAGTTGTCAGAACAGCACTCACCGATGCCAGTGGGGTTGCATCACTCTTAACCACAGCGGAGGCGGTGATCTGTGAGATACCCCAAGAGAAGGAAGCCAACCCCATGGCCGGTATGGGAGGCATGGGAGGTATGGGCGGCATGGGGGGTATGGGAGGTATGATGTAA